In Aureibaculum algae, the following are encoded in one genomic region:
- a CDS encoding alpha/beta fold hydrolase yields the protein MKNIVSEYTYPAKSISIDSLEISYIMEGKGTTTLLFLHGLSSNADAWSKNIETLKNNYICLALDLPGYGKSSMLNVEYTPSFFASITHQLIKKLELKNVVLIGHSMGGQASIKLATTYPKDIQKLILIAPAGLETFKKEQANFMKTAYTAASVKNTTDEQIVTNYALNFYKLPEDAQKMIDDRKHIKNASNFNAHCEAIIKSIAGMLDEPVFDQLKDIKQKTLVIFGNEDKLIPNRYFNPTLSTEKVGNIAKEQIKNVEVEYIPESGHFVQFEKPNQVNLLIEKFVESKE from the coding sequence ATGAAAAATATCGTTTCTGAATATACATATCCCGCAAAATCAATAAGTATTGATAGTTTAGAAATAAGCTATATAATGGAAGGTAAAGGTACAACCACATTGTTATTTTTACACGGTTTGAGTAGCAATGCTGATGCGTGGTCAAAAAATATTGAAACGCTAAAAAACAATTATATCTGTTTGGCCTTAGATTTACCAGGTTACGGAAAGTCTTCAATGCTTAACGTTGAATACACACCCTCCTTTTTTGCTTCAATTACGCATCAACTAATTAAAAAATTAGAGTTAAAAAATGTTGTGCTTATTGGACACTCAATGGGCGGACAAGCATCTATTAAGTTAGCAACCACCTATCCCAAAGACATTCAAAAACTAATACTTATTGCCCCAGCAGGATTAGAAACTTTTAAAAAAGAACAAGCTAACTTTATGAAAACGGCTTACACGGCAGCTTCCGTTAAAAACACTACTGACGAACAAATTGTAACTAACTATGCTTTAAACTTTTACAAGTTGCCCGAAGATGCACAAAAAATGATTGATGATCGCAAGCATATTAAAAATGCATCTAATTTTAATGCTCATTGTGAAGCCATCATAAAGAGCATTGCAGGTATGTTAGACGAACCTGTCTTTGATCAATTAAAGGATATAAAACAAAAAACCTTAGTTATTTTTGGTAATGAAGATAAATTGATTCCCAACCGTTATTTTAATCCGACGTTAAGCACTGAAAAGGTCGGAAATATTGCCAAAGAACAAATAAAAAATGTTGAAGTGGAGTATATCCCAGAAAGTGGTCATTTCGTTCAGTTTGAAAAACCAAATCAAGTAAATTTGTTAATAGAAAAGTTTGTTGAATCAAAAGAATAA
- a CDS encoding class I adenylate-forming enzyme family protein, with protein MDTFDWIAKWADYTPDKTALTSYDSNENYSYASLDNYANRLTDKFITLGLEEGDRIAVLAQHSLEYIVLFAACQRMGVILVPLNYRLSQKEITKLIVDCIPKLLIYHPDYKEKIDPEEVHNIKTLTPELVKYHYKNPTPVSNKKYIIKEDNPLFIFYTSGTTGSPQGVIYTNKMMFWNSLNTSMQLGITFKDSTLNILPPYHTSGWNIFITPLLHKGAHIGMLNKFDAEKALCLLALNETSLFMALPTMLLMMQQTKVFKEVDLSNLRYIISGGEEVSQEIINYWYEEKKVYIRPGYGLTEAGPSITSLHHEMAKLKPNSIGKSNFYLNIKIVNHIGKAVKTNEIGELCIKGEVVSPGYWNNSVKTKNKIKNGWLHTGDMAFKDQEGYLFLKGRKDDMYISGGENIYPQEIQTVIEQFNGIDKAIVLSTKDEKWGRCGIAFVTTSDKSIAIEDIRTFLDKNLVGFKHPKYIFLMDKIPITGLGKVSRKRLMIYFNSLKSKK; from the coding sequence TTGGATACTTTTGATTGGATAGCAAAATGGGCAGATTATACGCCAGATAAAACAGCGTTAACTTCTTATGATAGTAACGAGAATTATAGCTATGCCTCATTAGATAACTATGCAAACAGGTTGACAGATAAGTTTATCACATTAGGACTAGAAGAAGGAGATCGCATCGCCGTTTTAGCCCAACACTCTTTAGAATATATTGTTCTATTTGCTGCTTGTCAACGAATGGGAGTAATCTTAGTACCTCTTAACTATCGTCTTTCACAAAAAGAAATAACAAAATTAATTGTCGATTGTATTCCGAAATTATTAATCTATCATCCAGATTATAAAGAAAAAATAGATCCCGAAGAAGTTCATAATATTAAGACTTTAACACCTGAATTAGTAAAGTATCACTATAAAAACCCAACCCCTGTTTCAAATAAAAAATATATTATAAAGGAAGATAACCCTCTTTTTATATTTTACACCTCGGGTACTACTGGTAGTCCACAAGGTGTAATTTACACCAATAAAATGATGTTCTGGAATAGTCTGAACACGTCAATGCAATTGGGAATTACATTTAAAGATTCAACATTAAATATTCTACCACCTTACCACACTTCGGGGTGGAATATTTTTATTACACCGTTATTACATAAAGGAGCACATATTGGTATGCTTAATAAATTTGATGCTGAAAAAGCATTATGTTTATTGGCCTTAAATGAAACCTCTTTATTTATGGCATTACCAACAATGCTTTTAATGATGCAACAAACCAAAGTGTTTAAAGAAGTTGATCTAAGTAATTTACGATACATTATTTCTGGCGGTGAAGAAGTTTCGCAAGAGATAATTAACTATTGGTATGAAGAAAAAAAGGTATACATAAGACCAGGTTATGGATTGACTGAAGCTGGTCCAAGCATCACTTCATTGCACCATGAAATGGCAAAATTAAAACCGAATTCTATTGGGAAATCAAATTTTTATCTCAATATAAAAATCGTTAATCACATAGGAAAAGCTGTAAAAACCAATGAAATTGGCGAACTATGTATTAAGGGAGAAGTTGTGAGTCCTGGGTATTGGAACAACTCGGTAAAAACCAAAAATAAAATTAAAAATGGCTGGTTGCATACAGGTGACATGGCATTTAAAGACCAAGAAGGATACTTATTTTTAAAAGGTCGTAAAGATGATATGTATATCTCTGGTGGCGAAAATATCTATCCTCAAGAAATTCAAACAGTAATTGAACAGTTTAATGGTATTGATAAAGCGATTGTATTAAGTACAAAAGATGAAAAGTGGGGCCGTTGTGGCATTGCCTTTGTTACTACAAGTGACAAAAGCATTGCAATTGAAGACATTCGTACTTTTTTGGACAAAAACTTAGTTGGTTTTAAACATCCTAAATATATATTTTTAATGGATAAAATTCCCATTACAGGTTTAGGAAAAGTTTCTAGAAAAAGATTAATGATTTACTTTAATTCGTTAAAATCAAAAAAATGA
- a CDS encoding sodium/pantothenate symporter, whose product MFASDNWVTYMWLLLAIYACVILYFVIRGARKTTTIADYAVGTIGFPSWVVGLSLAASMTSAATFIINPGFIALYGLSGVLSFGIILPIAAFISLIVLTKGFAKYGSTVKATTMAQWMGQRYKNNSYAFFFGVIALLLITFIVLINVGLTQVIAKSLNLEPFYVLMGITVFVFGYMMFGGANSMVYTNTIQAIIMFIVALILIGSGYEFMDGGISGFLDKLNDIDPNLTKPTNETSFLFRDYFEIIAAQIVIGVAVVCQPHIITKSLLLKDPKKVNTYLFSGISFMIVFFLVVVVGLYARISFPDFTVNGEKLKMDEIIPAYVVTKFSVVTGLIIVVGLISAGLSTLESLIQSLSITITSDILQPIFKDKVRKNTFVINKIVIVILAIVSFLLSWHQIKYPNVSVAIFAQNGVYAYFAAAFVPVLFGIFLKDVSIKVVFIASITALVIHFGIYYGRITPYMQEPVNNPGVSAAIAIVSSLLVGLVLYKFTNNSKLKTS is encoded by the coding sequence ATGTTTGCATCAGATAATTGGGTAACTTATATGTGGCTTTTATTAGCCATTTATGCCTGTGTAATTCTATATTTTGTCATTAGAGGAGCTAGAAAAACTACAACTATTGCCGACTATGCCGTGGGTACTATTGGATTTCCATCTTGGGTAGTTGGTTTGTCATTAGCCGCTTCTATGACTAGTGCGGCAACTTTTATTATTAACCCTGGATTTATAGCTCTCTACGGACTTTCAGGTGTACTTTCTTTTGGCATTATCTTACCCATAGCTGCTTTTATTTCGCTAATTGTTCTTACAAAAGGCTTTGCAAAATATGGTAGCACCGTTAAAGCTACCACCATGGCACAATGGATGGGGCAACGTTATAAAAACAATAGTTATGCTTTTTTCTTTGGAGTAATTGCACTTTTATTAATCACGTTTATTGTTTTAATTAATGTAGGACTAACGCAGGTTATCGCAAAATCTTTAAACCTAGAACCCTTTTATGTCCTCATGGGTATTACGGTATTTGTATTTGGTTATATGATGTTTGGCGGTGCCAATTCCATGGTATATACCAATACCATACAAGCGATTATCATGTTTATTGTTGCATTAATTTTAATTGGATCTGGTTACGAATTTATGGACGGCGGCATTTCTGGTTTTTTAGATAAACTAAACGACATAGACCCTAATTTAACAAAGCCTACCAACGAAACCAGCTTTCTATTCCGTGATTATTTTGAAATTATTGCGGCTCAAATAGTAATAGGCGTCGCTGTGGTTTGCCAACCCCATATCATTACAAAATCGTTATTATTAAAAGATCCTAAAAAAGTAAACACCTACTTGTTTAGTGGTATCTCATTTATGATTGTTTTCTTTTTGGTTGTAGTCGTTGGTTTATATGCTCGTATCAGTTTTCCTGATTTCACCGTAAATGGCGAAAAACTAAAAATGGATGAAATTATTCCTGCTTATGTAGTTACAAAGTTTTCAGTTGTAACGGGATTGATAATTGTAGTCGGATTAATTTCTGCAGGATTATCAACATTAGAAAGCCTTATACAATCTTTATCAATAACTATAACGTCTGATATATTACAACCCATTTTTAAAGATAAAGTACGTAAAAACACTTTTGTTATAAACAAAATAGTGATCGTTATATTAGCAATAGTAAGTTTTTTATTAAGCTGGCACCAAATTAAATATCCCAATGTAAGTGTTGCAATTTTTGCTCAAAATGGAGTTTATGCCTATTTTGCAGCAGCATTTGTACCGGTATTATTTGGTATCTTTTTAAAAGATGTTTCTATAAAAGTAGTTTTTATTGCAAGTATTACCGCTTTAGTGATCCATTTTGGAATTTATTACGGCAGAATAACACCATATATGCAAGAGCCTGTAAATAACCCAGGAGTTTCAGCCGCTATTGCAATTGTATCATCCTTACTTGTCGGATTGGTATTGTACAAATTCACAAACAATTCAAAACTAAAAACGTCATAA